In Labilibaculum sp. DW002, one genomic interval encodes:
- a CDS encoding methylglyoxal synthase: MKTIALVAHNEKKSEMLAWVKRHMDELKKHRLIGTTNTSKLLNSVLDLEVEGFGHGPNGGDILLAAQILEGKVDEIIFLIDVETPHGHEHDIQTLIRTAVLNNVPIALNLATADFLVKLNKSEL; the protein is encoded by the coding sequence ATGAAGACTATTGCGTTGGTTGCTCACAACGAAAAAAAAAGTGAGATGTTGGCCTGGGTTAAGCGCCATATGGATGAACTGAAGAAGCATAGATTAATAGGTACAACAAATACATCAAAACTATTAAATTCTGTTTTAGATCTTGAAGTTGAGGGATTTGGTCATGGACCGAACGGAGGAGACATACTTTTGGCAGCTCAAATACTGGAAGGTAAAGTTGATGAAATAATTTTCTTAATTGACGTAGAGACACCTCATGGACATGAGCATGACATTCAAACTTTGATTCGAACAGCAGTATTAAATAATGTACCAATTGCATTGAATCTTGCAACGGCTGATTTTCTTGTTAAACTCAATAAATCGGAATTGTAA
- a CDS encoding phosphatase PAP2 family protein, protein MNFARIISGLAHPMLMPLISVFVIFHSGTYLDYTPHVLIRVIYLIVAISTILLPISILPLLKNQNMISDMGLEKRNERLIPLLITTLFYGLGYYMLLKFPITRVVANLQLAAIISILLISLISLKWKISLHMAGIGGFIGMLIGFSFLYSSSLKFIFMIGILVAGLIAYARLKLNLHTPSQVYAGFILGLITVASCLLLMQ, encoded by the coding sequence ATGAATTTTGCCCGAATAATTTCCGGATTGGCTCATCCAATGTTAATGCCATTAATTTCTGTATTTGTCATTTTTCACTCAGGAACTTATCTCGATTATACACCACATGTATTGATTCGGGTAATTTATTTGATCGTAGCGATTTCAACAATATTATTACCCATTAGTATTTTGCCACTGTTAAAGAATCAGAATATGATTTCTGATATGGGTTTGGAAAAACGAAACGAGCGTTTAATTCCTTTATTAATTACAACGCTATTTTATGGATTGGGTTATTACATGTTGCTGAAATTTCCAATCACAAGAGTAGTTGCAAACCTTCAATTGGCAGCAATTATTTCTATTTTATTAATAAGCTTAATATCCTTAAAGTGGAAAATTAGTTTGCATATGGCTGGAATAGGTGGTTTTATAGGTATGCTTATCGGTTTTTCCTTTCTTTATTCGAGCTCTTTAAAATTTATTTTTATGATAGGAATTCTAGTCGCAGGCTTAATTGCTTACGCTAGGTTAAAATTAAACCTGCATACTCCATCTCAGGTGTACGCAGGTTTTATATTAGGTTTGATAACTGTTGCTTCTTGCTTATTACTGATGCAGTAA
- the rpoN gene encoding RNA polymerase factor sigma-54 — protein MLKQSLQQKLLQKLSPQQIQVIKLLELPTLQLEERIKKELEENPVLDEGNTEEDYRDDNQAEESPDSDKDKEEFSLEDYIDDDDTPSYKLSAQNYSKDDKHEDIPFSGGTTFHEQLISQLGLRILAPEKAALAEYLIGNIDEDGYLRRDIDNIVDDLAFSTGINTSFEELVEILHVIQDFDPAGIGARDLQECLLLQIKRKGSHNPDVKNAHIILKKYFDEFTRKHYDKIQKRLNLEDEDFKCAVDEILKLNPKPGGAFVNPMSKPSPTIIPDFILEEQDGELNLSLNSRNVPDLHISRSYSEMLQDYSNNKENQSKEQKDAVMFVKQKLDSAKWFIDAIKQRQNTLLVSMNAIIEFQREYFMEGDERKLRPMILKDIAEITGLDISTISRVSNSKYIQTHFGIFSLKYFFSEGMQTDSGEEVSTREIKNILQECVDNEDKRKPLTDDKLAAILKEKSYVIARRTVAKYREQLNIPVARLRKEL, from the coding sequence ATGCTTAAGCAGAGTTTACAACAAAAATTATTACAAAAGTTATCACCTCAACAAATACAGGTGATTAAACTTCTTGAGCTCCCAACCCTACAGCTCGAAGAAAGAATAAAAAAAGAATTGGAAGAAAATCCTGTTTTGGATGAAGGAAATACGGAAGAAGATTATCGCGATGATAATCAGGCGGAAGAAAGTCCTGATTCAGACAAGGATAAAGAGGAATTCTCTCTCGAGGATTATATCGATGATGATGATACACCATCGTATAAATTGTCTGCTCAAAACTATTCTAAGGACGATAAGCACGAAGATATACCATTCTCTGGTGGGACAACTTTTCATGAACAATTAATTAGTCAATTGGGTTTAAGAATTCTTGCCCCAGAAAAGGCTGCTTTGGCCGAATATCTAATTGGTAATATTGATGAGGATGGCTATTTACGTCGCGATATTGACAATATTGTCGACGATTTGGCTTTTTCTACCGGCATTAATACCAGTTTCGAAGAGTTGGTTGAAATACTACATGTTATTCAGGACTTTGACCCTGCGGGTATTGGTGCACGCGACCTTCAAGAGTGTTTGCTGCTACAGATTAAACGTAAGGGATCTCACAATCCTGATGTGAAGAATGCACATATTATCCTAAAAAAATATTTCGATGAATTTACTCGTAAACATTACGATAAAATTCAGAAACGTTTGAATTTGGAGGACGAGGATTTTAAATGTGCGGTTGATGAAATTCTAAAACTAAACCCGAAACCAGGTGGTGCTTTTGTTAATCCAATGTCGAAGCCGTCACCAACCATTATCCCCGATTTTATTCTTGAAGAACAAGATGGAGAGTTGAATTTGAGCCTTAATTCACGTAATGTTCCGGATTTGCATATTAGTCGCTCTTATTCCGAAATGTTGCAGGATTATTCAAATAATAAAGAGAATCAATCTAAGGAGCAAAAGGATGCGGTGATGTTTGTGAAACAAAAACTGGATTCGGCTAAATGGTTTATTGATGCTATAAAGCAAAGACAAAATACATTGTTGGTTAGTATGAATGCGATAATTGAATTCCAGCGAGAGTATTTTATGGAAGGTGATGAGCGAAAGTTACGCCCAATGATTTTGAAAGATATTGCTGAAATCACAGGATTAGATATATCGACTATTTCGCGTGTGTCTAATTCCAAATATATTCAAACCCATTTTGGTATTTTTTCACTCAAATATTTCTTTTCAGAAGGTATGCAAACCGATTCCGGAGAAGAAGTTTCGACCAGAGAAATTAAAAATATCCTGCAAGAATGTGTTGATAATGAGGATAAGCGTAAACCACTTACCGATGATAAGTTGGCAGCTATTCTTAAAGAAAAATCCTACGTTATTGCACGAAGAACTGTGGCCAAGTATCGCGAGCAGCTGAATATTCCTGTTGCACGCTTACGTAAAGAATTATAA
- a CDS encoding SPOR domain-containing protein — protein sequence MVKFNVFLLLIFLLFTGCKDKKVVTPVEKGKVAEQTAKRLVPELTPAPKKPDPKLTTEQIAANRNSLDYHIVAASYNYKSQAEKFKSRLYEKGYPSIVLEQKGKFRVVLQSFAKKEPAIKELVRLRKINKQPDLWLLHQ from the coding sequence ATGGTAAAATTTAACGTCTTCTTACTTCTTATTTTTCTTCTTTTTACTGGATGTAAAGATAAAAAGGTAGTAACTCCTGTTGAGAAAGGTAAAGTTGCTGAACAAACTGCAAAAAGATTAGTTCCGGAATTAACTCCAGCACCAAAAAAGCCGGATCCTAAATTAACAACAGAACAGATTGCTGCCAATAGAAATTCTTTGGATTATCACATTGTAGCAGCAAGCTATAATTATAAGAGTCAAGCTGAAAAATTCAAAAGCAGATTATACGAGAAAGGCTACCCTAGTATTGTACTTGAACAAAAAGGTAAATTTCGAGTTGTATTGCAGTCGTTCGCAAAAAAAGAACCCGCAATTAAAGAATTAGTAAGACTACGAAAAATAAATAAGCAACCAGATTTGTGGTTACTGCATCAGTAA
- a CDS encoding SPOR domain-containing protein has protein sequence MKNYIRIVFIASLILSIGVSSCKEEAKTPEKKEVATKVKAKKEVVKATPKPKPAPKKKLEPVIEKVPNKYFLILASFQELKNAERLQEKLTKQGYVAEVHNASNGFHRVSYKAFSDRKLAFQELKSARASEENKENWLYIKR, from the coding sequence ATGAAAAACTATATTAGAATCGTATTTATAGCTTCACTAATTCTTTCGATTGGAGTATCTTCATGTAAAGAGGAGGCAAAAACTCCAGAAAAAAAAGAAGTAGCTACTAAAGTGAAAGCTAAAAAAGAAGTTGTGAAAGCAACACCAAAACCCAAACCAGCCCCTAAAAAGAAACTTGAGCCGGTAATAGAAAAGGTTCCAAACAAATATTTCTTAATTCTAGCTAGCTTTCAAGAACTGAAAAATGCCGAGCGTTTGCAGGAAAAATTAACGAAACAAGGATATGTTGCCGAAGTTCACAATGCATCAAATGGTTTTCATAGGGTTTCTTATAAAGCTTTCTCTGATCGCAAACTTGCTTTTCAAGAATTAAAGTCGGCACGTGCTTCGGAAGAAAACAAAGAAAACTGGCTATATATTAAACGATGA